The DNA sequence TCTCGCCTAGTTCCCACAAAACACTTTAGTGATCAGAGCTCTTGTTGCTGCCATTCTTGCAGCAATATTTTACTTTGTGCTTAATCTGTTTATTCTTTACGATGTTCTTAATCCTCTCTTTGTGGTAAAACCTAGTTAATCAGCATGAGAATTTTGTTGGTTAATTTCCTTAATTGTGGTCTTGCTCAACATTTCCGCTTTTCTCAATACTGTAAAAAGCTAGTACCATATGTAATATCATGCTCGAAGGGCAGCTTGGAATTATGAAAAAGTCCTTTTCGTATTTATTTTTTCGTGCTATGTTACATATATGAAGAAAGATTTAAGGATCACTAGGCTtctttgattattttattaaaatataaaattgagagaaacctttgttctttgtttggaaaagaaacgaaaaaaaagaagaaaatattagTGAGAGCAACACTTGAATATAGCACAAGAAGTCTTTTAGTTAACAATTAGTTATTCATATATTTAAGGgcatttgtgtctatttaagtggaattttggatatatttgaaagtttttataaaaactgacaattttgaaattaaggttaatttttttgttatatttgatAAATTCTCTAAACAACTTGACTAAATAAATTGATTCTCTATATATGTTCATATGAGATAATTCACAAGTTCTGACAAATTAAGCAACTAAAAAGAATATATGCAAATGATAATTCGTTTATGTCTCAGATTCTCTTGATTCACAAGCCAGCTAAGTAACCAATATTCatcattttcaaaaaaaaaaaattccctagaatattaaataaaataaaatttgttctCTAGATTGATACATGTACGGTATAAACAATGTGTTCATATTCATAAATATTTGCAAagtaattaaataatgaataaacCTGGGATATGAACTGTTCTTGACGGCTTTCTGACCATATTTTCTCCAGCGGTAGCCATCATCAAGAATATCATCCTCACTTCGAGTCTGAAACGCAAACCTAGGTCGGCTCGCCGCTGGTTTTCTCATTTTACCCCCACCTTTCCTTTTAACACCCACCTTTTCTTCCTGATCAGCTCCAGTATTCCCAGCAGAGCCACTAATATTATTGTCCATCATAGCCATAGGCTTAAAACTATTAATCTGATCATGATTAAACCCGCCTGCCGCTTGAGTACCACCAGAGAGAAGGCTAACCCAATCAATGTCTAGAAGATCGGGAGGGTTGGTCATCAATGAGGAGGATGAAGAGGGTGTGAAGAGATagggaggagggggaggagggTTTTGGGGTGGCGGCGGTGACAAGAATGGTAATGACAAGGGCAGCGATTGGGAGGTTAATGGAGGTGGATTATGCTGTTGATGACGATCTTCCATTATAATTAATAGGAGTGTTTTGATTATAATTAGTGGTCAATAATCAAACTAAGGgtgagaaaggaagagagaattttgatgcatgtatatataaagTCTTCTCCAGCAAGGTGGTGGAAGGTGAGAAGAAGTTGGACTGACGCACACGAacaaagttagagagagagagagagagatgattgCTTAGGGTTGAATTAAATGAGAGGAAAGGGTTTTTTGCTGTTTTTGGTATAACACTATCTTCTTTACCCTAGCTAGGGTAAAGGCCAACTACATCTCAACTACTTCTGTTCAACTGCAAATTTCAAGTGCATAAGGTGACGTGCCCCAATATGCATATCGTTATCATCAATGCATGGATTTGCATGcatggctctctctctctctctctctctctctctctctctctctctctctctcttcgatcTTCACCCACAAGATTCATGGTATAGGTGTTTCtgtaatattttaatatattgaGAACTGTAGGACACATGTTCAAATAATCAAAGTTTGACTAGATACTGTTTACCAACCAAGGCAAGCAAAAAGATTTGGACCGAGTATCATATGTATGTTGCCGACGCCATCCTCTTCTATGTGACCCACAAGCATTGTGACAGGACTCCGGCTTGTCTTTTATCTCTCTATTGATACTTTCCTAAAGCAAATAAGTTATGTGTACATTGAAGATGTGTGTATGAAAGGAGAGATTGACAACCACTTCCTACCAAAGTTAAGGTTACCTCGCCGCCCTAATATGCCTCATTTGgtggtttggataggatagaactTGTATTTTGGATAGACTAGGTTAGGATTATAGTGGACGGATTGGAGTCTTATTTGGTGTTTTGGTGCAATCAGGGCTTGTGCAACCCACCTACCTTCCCTGAAACTCTAAAAATCAAATGATCTTCTTTGCAAGGAGTTCGCAAAATCCACCTACAAAATAGGTTCAGAagaagggtttagggtttgattTGATGATGATTTGGGGGCACGTTTGATACATAGGATTGACTTAGATTGCTTTGATTAGGTTTGAGTGTTTCTATTTCGGCGTGTTGTTTAAATTGTCTAAAATAAGTCCACATAAAGAATGTAATAATCTCAGCTTGTCCAATGATCAATTAATCCTATACATTGGTTAAAGATGATGTTAGTGTTGAATAACCCCATTCAGTACTAGTCCGGTCAATCAATTGACCCCTAATAGATTGACATACGAATCAACTAAGAGTACAATTTATAACTTTACATAGAGTTGTTTTCTCAATATTTTTTATAGACTACCAATAAGAGTGGGTAAAAAGTGTAAATGATGCTTAATAAATTATACATAGCTTCGATTATTAACTTTTCATACAATACTTTTATAGCTTCGATTATTAACTTTTCATACAATACTTTTATAGCTTCGATTATTAACTTTTCATTCAATACTTTTATAGCTTTATCGTTTGAAAATGCTTATTTAGAAAGAATTTATCTTTGAAACCGCCTTTAATATCAACGCTTCTATTActtcaaaaaatttaacaaatatgCAAGTGTTTTCTTGAATAACACTTAAAAGTATTTCCTTAAACACTTGAACATGTGCATCTTTTGCttttttcaacaccaaagcattttttaacttttcctGAGAAACACGGTCAGAGGCATTTTGGTGATTTAAttataaaagcacttccaatATTGTGTTATATAGTTCCTAtatcacaatgatatgatatagTTAAAAAACAACGGGCATTAAAAGTGTTAATTTTAGGGGTATGCTATCCATacatctctttttacttctcacacaccttctgttaatttttgtcatttgatattctttaattcattcgatttgaCAACCGCAAATTAagagagtgtgtgagaagtaaacaAAAGTGTTCGAATAGCACATCCCTAATTTTATATTCAAGACTATTCTAAACAGCTCTAAGAAGGAGGAGAATTAGAACTTGTATTATTATACTAGTCAACTAACTTAACTCACATTTGCATGTGTATTGAGTAATTAACAGTACACATTCGCTTAATTCTATAGAAAATCAAATTTTGCTTAAAAAGAGATCATTGTAAAGAAAGTCTCTAAACCAATAATACAAGCCTCAAATTGAACTTTAACATATAGAGAAGCTCCTTGCCGCAACTAAGGCACCattataaatgttttgtttggtgGAGGATTGGATCAAAATGAGTAAGACATTATTTTTAAGGTACGTTGAAGgaagcaataaaaaaaattgtgcggTAGGAGATGGAGGATTAAAGGGAGAAGGTAAGAAATGAAGAGTTTATCAATTCTAATCCTCCCCAAAATAGTAGGATTAGAAGAGAGAAGTTTCTGTAATGTCTAATCCAATCATCCATACCAAACGAGGCCAAAGTATCAAGTAAATAAGTTGAATCAACTCCAGACCACACATTTGACCGAAAAAAAGTACAAACTACAGAGATTTAGTGCAGGAACTGCCATGGAAATCAGAACAAAGGCTTCTTTCCATCTAGCATTCCCATCAAATGATCAAAAACCTGGCTCCCTGCATCGCGTAGACCAGAATGCATGAATTCGTTGGTTATCCACAACCGAATCCCTGCTATCTGCGAAGCAGTTTCCATAGCCAGCTTGAAGCTGACATACATATCTTCGTAGTAAACAGCAGCTGCAACAGGTACCTGCCAACATTGACAgaaacaaatttaattatttacacACTTATGGGCGAAACTGCTGATAATTCACGTCAAGGGTTTGGTACAAATGGAAAACATCACAGGCTGCGAGAAAGTTTAGGTCTCCTTCCCCTTGTAAAATTCTTATGGAGAGATGCTATTCAAGTAGATTAACTTCATATAAAGGTAGCACACCTTGTTATTTTTTAGTGCATCGATGTCATATAGGGGAGGCCAATCCTTCTTCTCAGCCAATACATGAGAAGCACCTTTGAATTTCCTTAAGGCATGAATCTCATCGAACATCCATGGGAAGATCATCTGCAGGAGCAAAAAGCACAATATTTGTGCGTAAAGTACTTTTGAAAGCTGCAAGTAACAACATGCTGTCGGAAAGCTCCTACAATTTTCATCAAGACACTTGCCCTGTATGCTACACAGTTGTGAATCTACTGCTTCCCGATGGACATCAGTCAACCCATAGACTGGTCCAAGGGTCTACAGCTAGACAGCTTTTataccatcatgcaattaaatcATAAATTTATGCACAGCTAGATATCATCGATTAATGTTTATAACTCCCCAAAGTATTCTACATCTCATACGCTGTCAATTATTTCTATCCATGAGATGTATAAAATGAATTAATATCTAAATACATCAACAACCCGTCACTCATAGAACTGAATGTCAACATTATgtctttttgtcattttgaaagAGAAGGTTGGAACAAATGCCTACCTCTCCTGTAAAAAGTACGGGACGACCTTCTTTTGCAGCCCGGACTGCATCAAATTTGCCCTCATCTTCAGCCCTTATTCTATGAGCAGACCACCGTGATGAAGCACccttcaacaaataaataactACATAACTAGATGAACTAATAAGCTAATGAAACTATATAAATATTTAAGAATATATAGTATAAACTTCTGTAAATTAACGAGATTAAAGCAATTACTTGACAGTATATGGACTCATGAAGAAGAGCATAAAGTGGATTTGTATCAAAAGAAGACCACTTGTCAAACTGCAAACATGGAATGGTTTAAGGTTTATAACTTTATACCAGGAATATTCAAAACCTTAGATTTGATATCGAGAAAAAGCAGTTATTTTCTTACAGCATCCAAGAAGTAATAACTAATTTCCTTTCGTGCTCCTGGAACTATTATAGGATCCCAAGCCCTCTCAAACCTATGGGTTGAAGTGAAATTAAAATCACTTAAAGAATGACTAAATTGTAACATATTAAAATCTAGATTCATATTCATGAAACCTTACATGTAATGTAAGCGCTCAAAACCAGCACTGGATCCTAAGCCACTAAGACCAAGAGTTTGCAATCCCTTTGGGGTTAGGAAGCCCCCGGATGGAAGTGGGACCTGtacaaaaacaagggtgagtggggtTAATTTCAAAGATCTTAAATCTCA is a window from the Pyrus communis chromosome 16, drPyrComm1.1, whole genome shotgun sequence genome containing:
- the LOC137721344 gene encoding probable WRKY transcription factor 75, whose amino-acid sequence is MEDRHQQHNPPPLTSQSLPLSLPFLSPPPPQNPPPPPPYLFTPSSSSSLMTNPPDLLDIDWVSLLSGGTQAAGGFNHDQINSFKPMAMMDNNISGSAGNTGADQEEKVGVKRKGGGKMRKPAASRPRFAFQTRSEDDILDDGYRWRKYGQKAVKNSSYPRSYYRCTHHTCNVKKQVQRLSKDTSIVMTTYEGIHNHPCEKLMETLTPLLKQMQFLSRF